The nucleotide window CGGCGCAATCGACATAGCGCTCGAAGAGGTGGCAGGTGGTGCCGTCCTCGCTGAGGCTCCATTCATAATCGAGCGTACCGGGCTCATTCGCCTCGGTCGCGGCGGCCATCTCGTGCATGAGGGCGCGCAGGTCAGCCTGGCGGCCCGCGGCGACCTGCATGTCGAGCGTCCAGACTACGTGGGTGTTCACTGCCGCTCCGTGCGTGTGAGTCGGAAAGGGGAGGTGACCATCAATGCGGGAGGCGGTCCCAGGCCGCGGCATCGATCGGCCCGATCTGGTGTTCCATCAGGATGCGCCACGCGCCGTTGTGCCGGGTGAGGAGCGCCTCGAAGGCGATCGTGCTCGAGGTCCGCACCCCCGCCTTGTCGATCACGGTGTACTTGAAGGCGCCGGATTCGAACGCCGTGGTGGCATTGTCCTGTCGCTTGCCGAAGCGCAGCTCGACCGTCGCGGTGCTACCGGCCTGCTTCATGGTGACCATGTCCTTGCCCCAGATCGCGAGGACCTCGGCGATCGGCTGGGAGCCGCGGCCGTCGACGTACACCGCATTGGGGTGATACACCTTTCCCATGGCCACGATGTCGCTGCTGACGACGGTGGCCGCGACGACCTTCCAGACCTCGGCGTCGATCGCCCGACTCGTCGCGGCGCTCGTCGCGGTCGGCGCCTGCGCGACCGCCACGGCCGGGGCCGCCGCCGTCAGCGCGAGGAGCAGCATGAGGCGCCGCATCAGCCGGCCGCCTTCGGTTGTGGCACGATCCGGAGGTAGGGCTTCGGTTCCTCCCAGCCATCGGGGTAGATCGTCTTCGCCTCGTCGTTGGTGACAGAACCGGAGATGATCACCTTGTCGCCCTGCACCCAATTGGCCGGTGTCGCGACGCGATGGGCGGCGGTCAACTGCAGCGAGTCGACCACGCGCAGGATCTCGTGGAAGTTGCGGCCGGTGGTCATCGGATAGGCGAGCAACAGCTTGATCTTCTTGTCGGGGCCGATGACATAGACCGTGCGCACCGTCTGGTTGTCGGCGGCGGTGCGCCCATCGGACTGGTCGCCCGCTGCGGCGGGGAGCATATCATAGAGTTTCGAGACCGCCAGCGTCGTGTCGCCGATCATCGGAAAGTTGGGCGCCGTGCCCTGGGTCTCCTCGATGTCCTTGGCCCAGAGGCCGTGCCGCTCGACCGGATCGACCGAGAGGCCGACCACCTTCACATTGCGCTTGTCGAATTCGGGCTTCAGCGCGGCCATCGAGCCGAGCTCGGTGGTGCAGACTGGCGTGAAGTCCTTCGGGTGGGAGAAGAGGATCCCCCATGAGCTGCCGAGCCATTCGTGGAACGAGATCGGGCCCTGGGTAGTCTCGGCCTGGAAATCCGGGGCGGTCTCACCGATGCGCATACGGTGCCTCACGAGAAGGGTGGAACAGGGGTGGTCGCCACTAGTGTAACGTTGCGGAGCGCCGACTGGTGTCAGCTACCGGAGCGGCTTGTAGAAGACCACGGCATCGTGCGGGGTGACGCCGTCCGGGTCGACGGCGAAGCCCGGGATCGTGCCCGCCGCGATCCAGCCGAGCTCGCGATAGAGCTGCTCGGCCGGGTCGCCGCCCTTGGTGTCGAGGGTCAGGAGGTCAAGGCCGGCAGTCCGGGCCGCGGCCTCGATTGCCACCATGAGTGCGCGTCCGAGCCCCTGCCGGCGCGCCCGGCGGTGGACGAGCAGCTTCACCACCTCGGCGCGGTGGGGTTGGTTGCGCGCCCAGGCGGGCTGGAACTGGACCGTTCCGACGATTCCCTCGGCGTCCCGCGCGACCAGCACCACCGCGCGCGGAGCCAGCCCGGCGAGGGTCTCCTGCCACCAGGCAAGTGCATCGGCCCGCGAGAGCGGGGGGAGAAAGCTCACCGCGGCCCCCGCCTCCACCGCGTCCACGAGGAGCGCGGCGAGGTCCCGGAGGTCGGCGTCCGACGGGGGACGGCTGAGCGGGGCGATCCCGCTAAGGCTTGGCGACCTTGGCATCTTCGACAATCACGGCGTAGCTGTAGCCGGCGCCGAAGTCCTTGTTGATGTGCACCGTACCGGTGATGGTGACGGTGGCGCCCATCGCCACGCCGTCCATCGAGGTGACGGTGATGTCGTTGGTCCCCTTGGCCGCGTCGCCGCTGCCGTCCTGCAGGTGGATCCAGTTCCGTCCCATCACGCCTTCGTTGTACTTCACGACGACACCACGGATGGTCACCGTCTTGCCGCTCAGCTGCTCCCGCTGCGTCCAGGCCTCGGCGACGGTCCGGGCATCGGCCCCGCGCGCCTTCTCGACCTTGTCGACGACGACGGTGGGCGTCGACGCGGCACCCATCGCACTGCCAGCCGGTGTCGTGCCACCGCTCAGCGTACCGAAGTAGATCGCGTCGAAGGTGCGCTTGAGCGTCTTCGACTCGAAGCCGGCCATCAGCATCGGATTGAGGATCGTGACCGTTGCCCCTTTCTCGATGTTCGCCTCCGGCACCGCCGCCCAGGTTTCGCCGATCGGCGTCTTGATGCGCAGGTAGGTGTAGGGCGACGCCGGCATCAGTTCGAGGACCGAGCCGGTCAGCGTGGCGAGCTGGGGGGCATCCGTCTGGGGCTGTTGCGCCTGCGGCATCGCCGGCGCGTCGGGGGCCTTCGCCTGACATCCGGCGATTGTCGCGACAAGGAAGAACAAGGGAACGGCGCGACGCATCACGGGCACTCCGGGTGTGGACGGTCAGACTCGGGGGAGGACCCGGAAAGATAGGGGCGCGACCCCGGCGTCGCAGGGCGCGCCCGGCCGCCCGGATCAGGGGCCGATCAGGCCCATGACCGTACCCGAGATATCGCTGAAGTAGCCGAATGTCCCCATCCCCGGGACCGGCATCGGATCGCCCATGCGGCTGCCGCCGGCGGCTTCGATTGCGGCAATCGATGCGGGGACGTCGGCGGAGTAGATGTACGCCATCGACTTCGCGGCCGGCGAGTGCGACTGGAAGACGCCACCGATCCCCGCGCCGGCGTCGAAGCCGACGAAGTGCGGCATCGTCGGGGTCGCGCCCCAGCCGAAGAGCTCGCCCACGAAGCGTGTGATGGCGTCGCCGTCGACGGCATACATCTCGAGGCTGCAGAGCGCGCCTGCCGGCGGCTTCGGATTGGTGCCGAACGGCATCTCCATGCGCGGTGGCTTCGCCGCGAGCATTCCCGACGTGAGGCCGTAGATGGTGCCGGAAGGATCGGTGAATCGTGCCAACTGGGTGCCCATCGGACCAGCCCACGGCGCGCGCTCGGCGCTGCCGCCGGCCGCGACGACTTGAGCAAGCGTTGCCGCGACATCGGCACAGTCGATGAAGGGCACCACCGCCTGGAAGCCCTCGGGGAGATTGGTGCGAAGCACGACGGACGGTCCGGCCGGCGGTGCGGCGGCGATGAGTTCCGCGCTGAGCGCCTGCATCGGCCAGCCGAAGACGCCCGCGTAGAAGGCATGCGAGGCGGCGAGATCCTTCGCGGCGATCGAGACCATCGCGATCGGGTGGGCGCCGGTGCCGTGCGGAATGGGAGGCAGGGAACTCATCGAGCGTGCTCCGGTCGAGGGTCAGGGCCGCTTGGCAGGCGGCAGAGGGAGTTGCGCCACCATCTCGATCTCGATCGATGCGCCACCGGGGAGCTTGGCGACCTGCACCGTGCTGCGGGCGGGCCGCGCCGCGCCGAGGCGCTGGACATACACCGCGTTCATCTTCTCGAAGTCGGCGAGGTCTGTCATGAAGACCGTCACCTTGACCACGTCGGTCATTCGCGCGCCCGCGGCGGTGAGGACCGCCTCCAGGTTGTCGAAGACGCGCTGTGCTTCCGCGACGAGTCCGCCCTCTACCAGCTTTCCCGTCGCCGGATCGCGCCCGGTCTGGCCGGCGGTGAAGAGCATCCCGTTGCTGATGACGCCCTGCGAATAGGGGCCGATCTGCTTCGGCGCGCCCTCGGTGAAGACGACCCGCGGCGCGCCCTGCGCCGGGAGTGCCATCGGGGCGAGGGCCAGGGCGAGTACGAGGAAGCGGGCGGGCGCGCGCGACATCACTTCGCCGGGGTGATGATGATCCGGCGATACTCGATCACGCCGTGGTCGCCTTGCAGGTAGAGCGGGCCGGGCTTCGCCTCGTCCGCATCAAGCGCGCCGCCCGTGAAGCCGGGAATTTCCCGCTCGCAGATGATCGTCTTGCCGTTGAGGACGACGGTCACGGTGCGGCCGACGAGCGTGATGTCGAAGCTCTGCCACTCACCCGGCTGCTTCGCCGCGTTCTGGTTCGGCGTGATCATGCCGTAGATGGCGCCGAGGCCGTCGATCTGCGGCTCCGCCGACGGCGTATCCTCGATCTGCACCTCGTACCGGCCGCGCAGGTAGACGCCGCTGTTGCTGCCCGGCGGGTAGCGGAACTCGACGTGCAGCTTGAAGTCGCCGAAGGTCCGTGTGGTCACCAGGTCGGCGCCGGCCTTGGCATTGCGGAGAATGCCCTGCGCGAGCGTCCACTGGCTCGGGCTCTCGCCGAGCGGCTTCCACTCGGTGAGCGTCGTGCCGCCAAGCAGGGCGATCGGTGCCCCCCAGACGACGGGCGTGGTGCGGCGCAGCGTCGGCGCCCGCCCGCCGCGAAAGGTCATCGGCGTGCCGTTGCCGAAGGAGACTGTGCCGCTGATCGAATCACCCACCACCCGGCCGACGAAGGTGTTGTCCCCCTCGGCGTCATTCCACTGTGGCGGAATCACGAAACGGAATTCCCCGGTGGCGGGCGTGAACTCGACCTTGGCAATCGGACGGGCGCTGCCGGCCAGCAACATCACCTCGCCCACCAGCATGCTGCGGCCACTGTGCCGGACCTCGAGCCACGCCGAGGTGTGCCGACCGGGGACGGCGACGGTCATGTCCCAGCGGCCGATCAGCGGCGCGCGGGACTGGGCGGTGAGCGGGGAGACCACCAGCGTGGCGGTGAGAGCGAGCAGGGTCGGACGGGTCATCGAGTGCCTCGGGGAGAGCGGTCAGTGCTTGGGGCGCGGGGTCGGTCGGAGCGAGGGAATTCGTTCCTGGCGGTCGCAGCAGGCAATCAACTCGGCAAGCCGCTTGGCACGTGTCTGGGCACGCTTGGCCGTGACCACCCAGTGGGTGCTGGTGCGCCGATACGATGGTGCCGCCGCTTGAAAGTACGCCCAGGCGCGCCGCTCGCGCCGAAAAGTGGCCAGGTCGTCGGCCGACAACTCGCTCGCGGCGCGCTCGAACGAGTAGATCCCCGTCCGCTCGGGAGTGCGAGCCTCGAAGGCCGCCAGGCCCGCCGGCTGCATCCGCCCGGCCGCCTGCAGCCGCTCGACATGGGCCACATTCACCAGACTCCAGATCGATCGTGCGCGACGCGGCGTGAAGCGGATGGCATAGGCGTCCGCGTCGAGTGAGCGACGCACCCCATCGATCCACCCCACACAGAGCGCCTCGTCGAGCGCCTCGGCGTACCCGATCCCGCTCGACAACGCGTGGGCCTTCGCAATCCGGACCACGAGGTGGTCGGTGGTCGCGTGGTGCGTGCGCAACCAGCGACGAAACGCCGCCGCACTCGCGAAGTGGGTCGGTGCGGCCGTCATTCCGAGGACCGCGACTTCGGCTCCAGTCCGGGCGGCGCCAAGCATCGCCACGCCTCGGTCAGGATCGTGCGCAGTTCGCGGGCCGTCACCGCCTCGAGACGGAGCAGCACCGCAGGGTACCCGTTGTAGTGCGGCTCGGTGAAGAACTTTTCGGGCTCGGTGGCGATCAGGAAATCCTTGTCCATCAGGTTGGCAACGCGGACAGCGACCACCCTGGGCTGCGGCACTCGCGGCTTCTTCGGCTGGACGCGTTCCATCCAGACCCAGACAAAGCCTCTTGCCTTCCCCTTCTTCTGCCGGACCGCGAAGGCGAAGCCGGTCTGTGCCTCCTCCGTCTCCGGCAGCGCGCGTGCGATCCGCCGGACGTCAGCCTGCGTGGCCATCTGCCGTGCTCGGCTGAAGTCGCAGGGAGATCAGCATCATCAGCAGCATCACCGCCGTCGCGGCGCGGTACGCCACGCTCAGCCCGGCGAGTCCCCCACCGGCACGGTCGGCGAGGAAGGAGAGAACGGCCACCACCATCAGGTTGCCGATCGCGATCCCGATGTTCACCAGCGCCTGGGCGGCACTGCGTTCGCGCACCGTGACTTCATTGAGCACCAGGGTGCGCAGTGTTCCGCCGACCACGATGCCGACACCGGTGCCGATGAAGAGCGTCGCGAGCATGTACATCCAGAAGTGCGCGGCGAAGACGCCGATCAGTCCCGAGCCGATGCCGAGCGTGCCGAAACCCCAGAGCATCACGGCGCGAGCGCCGAGCTTGTGCTGGATCCGCCCGAAGCCGGCCGAGGCGACGGCGGAGCAGAGCACCAGCGGTAGCAGCAGCAAGCCGGCCTTCTTCGAGGGCGTATTGAAGGCGGCCACCGCGATCGACGTGATGAAGATGACGCTCCCCATCCCGAAGCCGGCGCCGACACAGAGAGCCCAGGTGGTGCGCAGCTGGCGGGTGACGAAGAGCGTGAGCGGGACGATCGGCTGCGCGGCGCGTCGTTCGATGAGCAGGAGCAGCGGCAGGGCGACCGCGGAGGTGGCCAGCAGCATAGGCCAGAGCGTCTGGCCGAGGGCGGTGTCCAGTGCGCGATTGATGCCGAGGGTCAGCGTCGTCAGCATCAACGCCAGCGTCGTGATCCCGGCGTAGTCGAAGGGGGGATGGTCGACCTGCTCGACGCGCGAGGGCAGAGCGCGGGCACTCATCACGAAGACCACCGCCGCGATGGGCAGGTTGATCAGGAAGATCC belongs to Gemmatimonadota bacterium and includes:
- a CDS encoding DUF1080 domain-containing protein; the encoded protein is MTRPTLLALTATLVVSPLTAQSRAPLIGRWDMTVAVPGRHTSAWLEVRHSGRSMLVGEVMLLAGSARPIAKVEFTPATGEFRFVIPPQWNDAEGDNTFVGRVVGDSISGTVSFGNGTPMTFRGGRAPTLRRTTPVVWGAPIALLGGTTLTEWKPLGESPSQWTLAQGILRNAKAGADLVTTRTFGDFKLHVEFRYPPGSNSGVYLRGRYEVQIEDTPSAEPQIDGLGAIYGMITPNQNAAKQPGEWQSFDITLVGRTVTVVLNGKTIICEREIPGFTGGALDADEAKPGPLYLQGDHGVIEYRRIIITPAK
- a CDS encoding MFS transporter — protein: MPDIVLPTDEDAARRRILTVLFVGVFMAALDAAVVAPAIPALRAAFGVDNRQIGLVTIVFSLCSLSSTALMANLSDRFGRRAIYLLDIAAFAIGSLLVARSTTFGMLLVGRAVQGMGAGGITPTASAVVGDTFPPAERGKILGLIGATFGMAFLVGPVVASLLLVVASWQWIFLINLPIAAVVFVMSARALPSRVEQVDHPPFDYAGITTLALMLTTLTLGINRALDTALGQTLWPMLLATSAVALPLLLLIERRAAQPIVPLTLFVTRQLRTTWALCVGAGFGMGSVIFITSIAVAAFNTPSKKAGLLLLPLVLCSAVASAGFGRIQHKLGARAVMLWGFGTLGIGSGLIGVFAAHFWMYMLATLFIGTGVGIVVGGTLRTLVLNEVTVRERSAAQALVNIGIAIGNLMVVAVLSFLADRAGGGLAGLSVAYRAATAVMLLMMLISLRLQPSTADGHAG
- a CDS encoding nucleotide-binding protein yields the protein MRRAVPLFFLVATIAGCQAKAPDAPAMPQAQQPQTDAPQLATLTGSVLELMPASPYTYLRIKTPIGETWAAVPEANIEKGATVTILNPMLMAGFESKTLKRTFDAIYFGTLSGGTTPAGSAMGAASTPTVVVDKVEKARGADARTVAEAWTQREQLSGKTVTIRGVVVKYNEGVMGRNWIHLQDGSGDAAKGTNDITVTSMDGVAMGATVTITGTVHINKDFGAGYSYAVIVEDAKVAKP
- a CDS encoding GNAT family N-acetyltransferase: MPRSPSLSGIAPLSRPPSDADLRDLAALLVDAVEAGAAVSFLPPLSRADALAWWQETLAGLAPRAVVLVARDAEGIVGTVQFQPAWARNQPHRAEVVKLLVHRRARRQGLGRALMVAIEAAARTAGLDLLTLDTKGGDPAEQLYRELGWIAAGTIPGFAVDPDGVTPHDAVVFYKPLR
- a CDS encoding antibiotic biosynthesis monooxygenase — encoded protein: MNTHVVWTLDMQVAAGRQADLRALMHEMAAATEANEPGTLDYEWSLSEDGTTCHLFERYVDCAAAEIHMATFGEKYAARFMELLTPTRVILYGRPNAAIRDGLASVGAVYFPPAAGFSR
- a CDS encoding peroxiredoxin, whose product is MRIGETAPDFQAETTQGPISFHEWLGSSWGILFSHPKDFTPVCTTELGSMAALKPEFDKRNVKVVGLSVDPVERHGLWAKDIEETQGTAPNFPMIGDTTLAVSKLYDMLPAAAGDQSDGRTAADNQTVRTVYVIGPDKKIKLLLAYPMTTGRNFHEILRVVDSLQLTAAHRVATPANWVQGDKVIISGSVTNDEAKTIYPDGWEEPKPYLRIVPQPKAAG
- a CDS encoding YdeI/OmpD-associated family protein translates to MTAAPTHFASAAAFRRWLRTHHATTDHLVVRIAKAHALSSGIGYAEALDEALCVGWIDGVRRSLDADAYAIRFTPRRARSIWSLVNVAHVERLQAAGRMQPAGLAAFEARTPERTGIYSFERAASELSADDLATFRRERRAWAYFQAAAPSYRRTSTHWVVTAKRAQTRAKRLAELIACCDRQERIPSLRPTPRPKH